The following are encoded together in the Bradyrhizobium genosp. L genome:
- a CDS encoding UdgX family uracil-DNA binding protein (This protein belongs to the uracil DNA glycosylase superfamily, members of which act in excision repair of DNA. However, it belongs more specifically to UdgX branch, whose founding member was found to bind uracil in DNA (where it does not belong), without cleaving it, appears to promote DNA repair by a pathway involving RecA, rather than base excision.): MHIMLDNDTDFEGWRKAARRLALNDMTPSDVTWAVRGDDELFAASGIDDLPDAPHATFNVPASFVELARAAILHRKDERFALLYRLVWRLRSHHDLLHATTDPDVAEVHAMARAVYRDIDRMHAQLRFREVGREHKAHYIAWFEPEHHIVDAAAPFFASRYADMPWSILTPDISAHWDGHAISIASGVAKSDVPTEERLEEAWRRHYSGIFNPARLKAMEPPQAYWRNLPADSIIRPLLEDAMRMTGGDCAPGTAEPHAPQQQQDTPMARKDLSDGIAALREEAAACRACPLWKDATQTVFGEGPRDASVMLVGEQPGDKEDLAGHPFVGPAGQMLDRALEEAGIDRAKVYVTNAVKHFKFVPRGKIRLHQKPSTPEIRACRQWYERELAAIKPDLVVALGATAAQSVLGKITPVNKSRGRLLDHDGTKVLVTVHPSYLLRLPDEEAKALEYQRFVEDLKIAGSLLRGAARAA, translated from the coding sequence ATGCACATCATGCTCGACAACGACACCGATTTCGAAGGCTGGCGCAAGGCCGCGCGGCGACTGGCGCTGAACGACATGACGCCATCTGACGTCACCTGGGCCGTGCGCGGTGACGACGAATTATTTGCAGCATCCGGCATCGACGATCTGCCCGATGCACCGCATGCGACGTTCAACGTCCCCGCCAGCTTCGTCGAGCTGGCAAGGGCCGCGATCCTGCATCGCAAGGACGAACGCTTCGCCTTGCTCTATCGCCTGGTGTGGCGACTGCGCAGCCATCACGACCTGCTCCATGCCACGACCGATCCTGACGTCGCCGAGGTCCACGCGATGGCGCGCGCGGTCTATCGCGACATCGATCGGATGCACGCGCAGCTGCGCTTCCGCGAGGTCGGCCGCGAGCACAAGGCGCATTACATTGCCTGGTTCGAGCCCGAGCATCACATCGTCGACGCTGCCGCGCCGTTCTTCGCCAGCCGCTACGCCGACATGCCGTGGTCGATCCTGACCCCCGACATCTCGGCGCATTGGGACGGGCACGCGATCTCGATCGCCTCGGGCGTCGCCAAATCCGACGTGCCGACCGAGGAACGGCTCGAGGAGGCCTGGCGGCGGCATTACAGCGGCATCTTCAATCCCGCGCGGCTGAAAGCGATGGAGCCGCCGCAGGCCTATTGGAGGAACCTGCCCGCGGATTCGATCATTAGGCCATTGCTCGAAGACGCGATGCGGATGACGGGTGGCGACTGCGCGCCCGGCACCGCCGAGCCCCACGCGCCGCAACAACAACAGGACACGCCGATGGCCCGCAAGGATCTCAGCGACGGCATCGCCGCCTTGCGCGAGGAGGCCGCCGCCTGCCGCGCCTGCCCGCTATGGAAGGACGCGACCCAAACCGTGTTCGGCGAAGGGCCGCGCGATGCATCGGTCATGCTGGTCGGCGAGCAGCCGGGCGACAAGGAAGATCTGGCCGGGCATCCCTTCGTCGGCCCGGCCGGGCAGATGCTCGACCGTGCGCTGGAGGAAGCCGGCATCGATCGGGCCAAGGTCTACGTCACCAATGCGGTGAAGCATTTCAAGTTTGTGCCGCGCGGAAAAATCCGGCTGCACCAGAAGCCGAGCACGCCGGAAATCCGTGCCTGCCGGCAATGGTATGAGCGGGAACTCGCGGCCATCAAGCCGGACCTCGTGGTGGCGCTCGGCGCAACCGCAGCGCAAAGCGTGCTCGGCAAGATCACGCCTGTCAACAAGAGCCGCGGCCGCCTGCTCGACCATGACGGAACCAAGGTCTTGGTCACCGTGCATCCCTCCTATCTGCTGCGGCTTCCGGATGAGGAGGCCAAGGCGCTGGAATATCAGCGCTTTGTCGAAGACCTGAAAATTGCGGGCAGCTTGCTGCGGGGGGCGGCCCGCGCCGCCTGA
- a CDS encoding GlcG/HbpS family heme-binding protein, with translation MRYFTALLGAACVAFITTTGAFAQVASNPDNPNDVVPDALAPPPYGEPINLETAKKVAAAAVAETQKRNWNAFCIAIVNPAGELVYFEKQDNCQYASIGVSQHKARTATRYRRPTLAFENLMGKGPYFSYLATLDDVIASRGGNLLIVDGKIVGAIGVSGGSGSQDNVISLAGQASLGK, from the coding sequence ATGCGTTACTTCACTGCGCTGCTCGGTGCGGCCTGCGTTGCGTTCATCACGACAACAGGGGCGTTCGCCCAGGTGGCCTCCAACCCGGACAACCCGAACGACGTTGTGCCCGACGCGCTGGCGCCGCCGCCCTATGGCGAGCCGATCAACCTCGAGACCGCCAAGAAGGTTGCTGCTGCTGCCGTCGCCGAAACCCAGAAGCGCAACTGGAATGCGTTCTGCATCGCGATCGTCAATCCGGCCGGCGAGCTGGTCTATTTCGAGAAGCAGGACAATTGCCAATACGCCTCGATCGGCGTCTCCCAGCACAAGGCGCGCACCGCGACCCGCTATCGCCGACCGACGCTGGCGTTCGAGAACCTGATGGGCAAGGGGCCGTATTTCTCCTATCTCGCGACGCTCGACGACGTCATCGCCTCGCGCGGCGGCAATCTCTTGATCGTCGACGGCAAGATCGTCGGCGCGATCGGCGTCAGCGGTGGCTCCGGCTCGCAGGACAACGTGATCTCGCTCGCCGGCCAGGCGTCGCTGGGCAAGTGA
- a CDS encoding error-prone DNA polymerase, translating to MKAPRRVEPTPGYAEIGITSNFSFLRGGSDPRAYVHQASELKIPVIGIADHNTLAGVVRAWKELDSDKVKHPPKLLIGARIVFIDGTPDVLVYPRDRAAYGRLCQLLTRGKRGDDSVRIEKGDCRLTLSDLLDFAEGQLLVLALPHRFDSAKALDVLACLKASAADGIWLAASLLYRGDDKRRLARLHGLAAKAEVPLLATNEVLYHHPARRPLQDVLTCIREKTTIEAIGRKLEANAERHLKPAHEMIRLFRDLPEAIAETMRFAERISFSLDQLKYQYPDEPVPPGKTAQQHLEDLTWAGVDTYFGGKIDSKLRATLKKELALIAELKYAHYFLTVHDIVHYARSQKILCQGRGSAANSAVCYVLGITSVDPTKVDLLFERFISKERLEPPDIDVDFEHVRREEVMQYVYRRYGRHRAAIIATVIHYRPRSAIRDVGKALGLTEDVTAALADTVWGSWGKGLNDMQVRQAGLDPKNAMINLAVELATELIEFPRHLSQHVGGYVLTQDRLDTYVPIGNAAMDDRTFIEWDKDDVDALNMMKVDVLALGMLTCIRKCFDLIDDHKGKRYELATIEQDDEHVYDMLCRGESLGVFQVESRAQMNMLPRLKPRTFYDLVIEVAIVRPGPIQGDMVHPYLRRRNGQEKVSYPSPAPGKGDKDELYKVLYKTLGVPLFQEQAMRIAIEAAHFTSEEANGLRRSMATFRNVGTIGQYEEKLIGNMVARGYSPEFAASCFDQIKGFGSYGFPESHAASFAQLVYISSWLKHYHPDAFCCGLLNSQPMGFYAPAQIIGDARKNGVTVREVDVSHSFAQNTLEERVGDHCAVRLGFRQIDGFHWLDQDEERLKRDQALRRRRNVDEEQESGSHERLGSLPPCGGGVGRGVSRTGGGRGLPLSPTLPRKGGESPPTSRAALDGDEQDWADRIIAARSRKPLTSLEDFARDTGLPKRALILLADADAFRSLGLDRRAALWAVRRLPDDVPLPLFEAATAREQPDENAKPLPEMPRPEQVVADYQTIRLSLKGHPMEFLREMFTRERVVACHTINQSNDRRRVRCAGVVLVRQRPGSAKGVVFMTLEDETGIANIVVWPKVMEQYRKEVMGARLILVEGYIQSSPEGVTHLVAQRMIDRSHDLIGLANESLSRKHPVPAGPALIEPLNDDRRDHGDDSPQKIRHPRNVRILPPSRDFH from the coding sequence ATGAAGGCGCCGCGCCGCGTTGAGCCAACGCCTGGTTATGCCGAGATCGGCATCACCAGCAATTTCTCCTTCCTGCGTGGCGGCTCCGATCCGCGCGCCTATGTGCATCAGGCAAGCGAATTGAAAATCCCCGTGATCGGGATCGCCGACCACAACACGTTGGCCGGCGTGGTGCGCGCCTGGAAGGAGCTCGACAGCGACAAGGTCAAACATCCGCCGAAGCTTCTGATCGGCGCGCGCATCGTCTTCATCGACGGCACGCCGGACGTCCTGGTCTATCCGCGCGATCGCGCCGCCTATGGCCGATTGTGCCAGTTGCTGACCCGCGGCAAGCGTGGTGACGACAGCGTTCGGATCGAAAAGGGCGACTGCCGTCTCACTCTGTCCGATCTGCTCGACTTCGCCGAAGGGCAGCTTCTGGTGCTGGCATTGCCGCATCGCTTCGACTCTGCGAAGGCGCTCGATGTGCTCGCATGCCTGAAGGCAAGCGCCGCTGATGGCATCTGGCTTGCCGCAAGCCTGCTCTACCGCGGCGACGACAAGCGCCGCCTGGCGCGGCTGCATGGGCTCGCCGCCAAGGCCGAGGTGCCGCTGCTCGCCACCAACGAGGTGCTCTATCATCATCCCGCGCGCCGCCCCTTGCAGGACGTGCTGACCTGCATCCGCGAAAAAACCACGATCGAAGCAATTGGCAGGAAACTCGAGGCCAATGCCGAGCGGCATCTCAAGCCGGCGCATGAAATGATCAGATTGTTCCGCGATCTCCCGGAGGCGATCGCCGAGACCATGCGCTTTGCCGAGCGCATCAGCTTCTCGCTCGACCAGCTCAAATACCAGTATCCCGACGAACCGGTGCCGCCAGGCAAGACCGCGCAGCAGCATCTGGAAGACCTGACCTGGGCCGGCGTCGACACATATTTCGGCGGCAAGATCGACAGCAAACTACGCGCCACTTTGAAGAAAGAGCTCGCGCTGATCGCCGAGCTGAAATACGCGCATTACTTCCTCACCGTGCATGACATCGTGCATTACGCGCGCAGCCAGAAAATTCTCTGTCAGGGGCGCGGCTCGGCGGCGAATTCGGCGGTGTGCTACGTGCTCGGCATCACCTCGGTCGATCCGACCAAGGTCGATCTGTTGTTCGAGCGCTTCATCTCCAAGGAGCGACTGGAGCCACCCGACATCGATGTCGACTTCGAGCACGTCAGGCGCGAGGAGGTGATGCAATATGTCTACCGCCGTTACGGCCGGCATCGCGCCGCCATCATCGCCACCGTCATTCATTATCGTCCGCGCAGCGCGATCCGCGACGTCGGCAAGGCGCTGGGGCTGACCGAGGACGTGACCGCCGCACTTGCCGACACCGTCTGGGGCAGCTGGGGCAAGGGTCTCAACGACATGCAGGTGCGGCAGGCAGGTCTCGATCCAAAGAATGCGATGATCAACCTTGCGGTCGAGCTCGCCACCGAGCTGATCGAGTTCCCTCGCCACCTGTCGCAGCATGTCGGCGGCTATGTGCTGACCCAGGACCGGCTCGACACCTATGTGCCGATCGGCAACGCCGCGATGGACGACCGCACCTTCATCGAATGGGACAAGGACGACGTCGACGCGCTCAACATGATGAAGGTCGACGTGCTGGCGCTGGGCATGCTGACCTGCATCCGTAAGTGTTTCGATCTGATCGATGATCACAAGGGCAAGCGATACGAGCTGGCAACCATCGAACAAGACGACGAACACGTCTACGACATGCTGTGCCGCGGCGAGTCTCTCGGCGTGTTCCAGGTCGAGAGCCGGGCCCAGATGAACATGCTACCGCGGCTGAAGCCGCGCACTTTCTATGATCTCGTCATCGAGGTCGCGATCGTCCGCCCCGGCCCGATCCAGGGCGACATGGTGCATCCGTATCTGCGACGGCGGAACGGCCAGGAGAAAGTCAGCTATCCGTCGCCAGCACCGGGCAAAGGCGACAAGGATGAGCTCTATAAGGTTCTGTACAAGACGCTCGGCGTCCCCCTGTTTCAGGAACAGGCGATGCGCATCGCGATCGAAGCGGCGCACTTCACTTCCGAGGAGGCCAATGGCCTGCGCCGCTCGATGGCGACCTTCCGCAATGTCGGCACCATCGGCCAATACGAGGAAAAACTAATCGGCAACATGGTCGCGCGCGGTTATTCGCCGGAATTCGCCGCAAGCTGCTTCGACCAGATCAAGGGCTTCGGCAGTTACGGCTTCCCGGAAAGCCACGCCGCGAGCTTCGCGCAGCTGGTCTACATCTCCTCATGGCTGAAGCATTATCATCCCGATGCCTTCTGCTGCGGCCTGCTCAACTCGCAACCGATGGGCTTCTATGCCCCCGCGCAGATCATCGGCGACGCCCGCAAGAACGGCGTCACCGTGCGCGAGGTCGACGTGTCCCATAGCTTTGCGCAGAACACGCTGGAGGAGCGGGTAGGGGATCATTGCGCGGTGCGCCTCGGCTTCCGCCAGATCGATGGTTTCCATTGGCTCGATCAGGACGAGGAAAGGTTGAAACGCGATCAGGCGCTGCGGCGCAGACGAAACGTGGATGAGGAGCAAGAGTCAGGAAGCCACGAACGGTTGGGTTCCCTCCCCCCTTGCGGGGGAGGGGTAGGGAGAGGGGTAAGCCGCACGGGCGGTGGTCGTGGCTTACCCCTCTCTCCAACTCTCCCCCGCAAGGGGGGAGAGAGCCCTCCCACCTCCCGCGCGGCGTTGGACGGAGACGAGCAAGACTGGGCCGACCGCATCATCGCCGCGCGCAGCCGAAAACCCCTCACCTCGCTCGAGGACTTCGCCCGCGACACCGGCCTGCCGAAACGCGCGCTGATCCTGCTGGCCGACGCCGATGCGTTCCGTTCGCTCGGGCTCGACCGCCGCGCGGCGCTGTGGGCGGTGCGGCGGCTGCCGGACGACGTGCCGCTGCCGCTGTTCGAGGCGGCGACCGCGCGCGAGCAACCGGACGAGAACGCAAAGCCGCTGCCTGAGATGCCGCGTCCCGAGCAGGTGGTCGCCGACTATCAGACCATCCGCCTGTCGCTGAAGGGCCATCCGATGGAATTTTTGCGCGAGATGTTCACCCGCGAGCGTGTCGTCGCCTGCCACACGATTAACCAGAGCAACGACCGCCGTCGTGTCCGCTGCGCCGGCGTGGTGCTGGTGCGGCAGCGGCCGGGCAGCGCCAAGGGCGTCGTGTTCATGACCCTGGAGGACGAGACCGGCATCGCCAACATCGTGGTATGGCCGAAGGTGATGGAGCAGTATCGCAAGGAGGTGATGGGCGCGCGGCTGATCCTGGTCGAGGGCTACATCCAGAGCAGCCCGGAAGGCGTCACCCATCTGGTCGCGCAGCGCATGATCGACCGCTCCCACGATCTGATCGGTCTCGCCAACGAGTCTCTTTCGCGCAAGCACCCGGTGCCCGCGGGTCCCGCGCTGATCGAGCCGCTCAACGACGACCGCCGCGACCACGGCGACGACTCCCCACAAAAAATCCGCCACCCCCGCAACGTCCGCATCCTGCCACCGTCCCGCGATTTTCATTGA
- a CDS encoding ImuA family protein, which yields MGTLASLRGSIARLEAPTEANLPNRMALGHAGADAMLRGGLAPATLHEVFAAGHQSGAATGFVAGLAGRLAPRKPLIWVRQDFSDRENGALSMSGLCELGLDPRLLVTVRAADVDAALRTTADALACDALGAVVFEVWGNARQLDLVASRKLTLAAQASGVTALVLRIAATPVPSTAETRWIVRAAHSPPGTAANVWGAPRFDAELVRNRHGPVGRWIMEWKCDECQFSEPSAHPQPLAATPPHRPHQAETRAEHRLAS from the coding sequence ATGGGTACGCTTGCGTCTCTGCGCGGCAGCATCGCGCGGCTCGAGGCGCCGACGGAGGCGAATTTGCCGAACCGCATGGCGCTCGGCCATGCTGGCGCGGATGCGATGCTGCGCGGCGGGCTCGCGCCGGCCACGCTGCATGAGGTGTTCGCGGCCGGTCACCAAAGCGGCGCGGCGACCGGCTTTGTCGCGGGTCTTGCCGGACGGCTGGCACCGCGCAAGCCGCTGATCTGGGTGCGGCAGGATTTTTCCGACCGCGAAAACGGCGCGCTGTCGATGAGCGGGTTGTGCGAGCTCGGCCTCGATCCGCGCCTGCTGGTCACGGTGCGCGCCGCCGATGTCGATGCCGCCTTGCGCACCACCGCCGATGCGCTGGCCTGCGACGCGCTGGGCGCGGTCGTGTTCGAGGTCTGGGGCAATGCGCGCCAGCTCGATCTCGTCGCCAGCCGCAAGCTGACGCTCGCAGCGCAAGCCTCCGGCGTCACCGCGCTCGTGCTGCGGATCGCGGCAACCCCGGTCCCCTCGACTGCGGAGACCCGCTGGATCGTGCGCGCCGCGCATTCGCCGCCGGGCACTGCCGCAAATGTTTGGGGCGCGCCGCGCTTCGACGCCGAACTCGTGCGCAACCGTCATGGCCCGGTCGGGCGATGGATCATGGAATGGAAATGTGATGAGTGCCAATTCAGTGAACCGTCGGCGCATCCTCAGCCTCTGGCTGCCACGCCTCCCCATCGACCGCATCAAGCGGAAACTCGCGCAGAGCATCGCCTCGCGAGCTGA
- a CDS encoding Y-family DNA polymerase, with the protein MSANSVNRRRILSLWLPRLPIDRIKRKLAQSIASRAELVAGELDESRREVSTLAGLSPPLRGRVGERGSHEHHSWGSPLSLTSRASSARLGPRKGGGNPSASASLTSNDIPSVVVAKDHNAILLHAVDEAAIRAGLSIGLPLANARAICPELTVYDADPAADAKTLNDIADWCDRFTPLVALDGPDGLFLDITGCAHLFGGERALLQIATNALRHRGFAISAAIAGTSIAARTLTRHSSGIIVADGAEADATGPLPISALGAEAAITTGLRRAGLKTIGDVAARAPHEISARFGAAFTTLLDHALGRDDAPISPRKPLPDYIVEKRFPEPIATDTVIALTLQSLARMLVTAMDRQGKGARQLEASFFRTDGAVRTIMVETGRPVTRAEMIDRLFRERLDALNDPLDPGFGFDLIRLAAGRTEIVVQQQRDLDAHVHDNDELSALIDRIAARIGGKRVVVHLPLESHIPERSALALPAQHHLVAASTAVWPERVAGEPPLRPLRLFETPEPIKVPFATVPDGPPHQFTWRRALHAVVRVEGPERISMEWWKQDGKSLTRDYFRVEDAEGQRFWIFRDGLYESELKDAAGEPVSANWYVHGLFA; encoded by the coding sequence ATGAGTGCCAATTCAGTGAACCGTCGGCGCATCCTCAGCCTCTGGCTGCCACGCCTCCCCATCGACCGCATCAAGCGGAAACTCGCGCAGAGCATCGCCTCGCGAGCTGAGCTTGTTGCAGGAGAGTTGGATGAATCTCGACGTGAGGTGAGCACCCTGGCCGGGCTCTCTCCCCCCTTGCGGGGGAGAGTTGGAGAGAGGGGTAGCCACGAGCACCATTCGTGGGGCTCACCCCTCTCCCTAACCTCGAGAGCGAGCTCCGCTCGCCTCGGACCCCGCAAGGGGGGAGGGAACCCATCTGCTAGTGCATCCCTTACAAGCAACGACATCCCCAGCGTCGTCGTCGCCAAGGACCACAACGCCATCCTCCTCCATGCCGTCGACGAGGCCGCGATCCGTGCCGGGCTCTCGATCGGGCTGCCGCTCGCCAATGCGCGGGCGATCTGTCCGGAGCTCACCGTCTATGACGCCGATCCCGCGGCGGACGCGAAAACGCTCAACGACATCGCCGACTGGTGCGACCGCTTCACGCCGCTGGTGGCGCTCGACGGACCTGACGGCCTGTTCCTCGACATCACCGGCTGCGCGCATCTGTTCGGCGGCGAGCGCGCGCTGTTGCAGATCGCAACCAATGCGCTGCGTCATCGCGGCTTTGCGATCAGCGCCGCGATCGCCGGCACCTCGATCGCGGCGCGCACGCTGACGCGGCACAGCTCGGGGATCATCGTCGCCGATGGCGCGGAGGCGGACGCCACAGGCCCGTTGCCGATTTCCGCGCTCGGCGCTGAGGCCGCGATTACAACAGGCCTGCGCCGCGCCGGCTTGAAGACCATCGGCGATGTCGCCGCGCGCGCGCCGCACGAGATTTCTGCCCGCTTCGGCGCCGCCTTCACCACCTTGCTCGACCATGCGCTCGGGCGGGACGATGCCCCGATCAGCCCGCGCAAGCCGCTGCCCGACTACATCGTCGAAAAACGTTTCCCCGAGCCGATCGCCACCGACACCGTGATCGCACTGACCTTGCAAAGCCTCGCCAGGATGCTGGTGACAGCGATGGACAGGCAGGGCAAGGGCGCGCGCCAACTGGAAGCAAGCTTCTTCCGCACCGACGGCGCGGTGCGCACCATCATGGTCGAAACCGGGCGTCCGGTGACGCGGGCCGAGATGATCGACCGCCTGTTCCGCGAGCGGCTCGATGCGCTCAACGATCCGCTCGATCCCGGCTTCGGCTTCGACCTCATCCGTCTCGCCGCCGGGCGTACCGAGATCGTGGTGCAGCAGCAGCGCGACCTCGACGCTCACGTGCACGACAATGACGAGCTCTCGGCGCTGATCGACCGCATCGCCGCCCGCATCGGCGGAAAACGCGTCGTCGTGCATCTGCCGCTCGAGAGCCACATCCCCGAACGATCGGCACTCGCGCTGCCGGCGCAGCATCACCTCGTGGCCGCCAGCACCGCCGTCTGGCCCGAACGCGTCGCCGGCGAGCCGCCGCTGCGGCCGCTCAGGCTGTTCGAGACGCCCGAGCCGATCAAGGTGCCGTTCGCGACCGTGCCCGACGGCCCGCCGCATCAATTCACCTGGCGGCGCGCGCTGCATGCGGTGGTGCGCGTCGAGGGTCCCGAGCGCATTTCGATGGAATGGTGGAAGCAGGACGGAAAGTCGCTGACCCGCGATTACTTCCGCGTCGAGGACGCCGAAGGCCAGCGGTTCTGGATCTTCCGCGACGGCCTCTATGAGAGCGAGCTAAAGGACGCGGCGGGCGAGCCGGTGTCCGCCAACTGGTATGTGCACGGGCTGTTCGCATGA